A genome region from Gigantopelta aegis isolate Gae_Host chromosome 3, Gae_host_genome, whole genome shotgun sequence includes the following:
- the LOC121368822 gene encoding chondroitin proteoglycan 2-like, with amino-acid sequence MVGAYLLFLLGSIVTSHAFHCPYVDGKYPHEVECNVFYKCHGGRHHLYNCPPGYYYNIAIDDCDRPQNVLDCVEGHRIDSYRQKINERIANPKASKYQNWFHCPDDGNFAHPTDCRYYYWCINGVAEKQACPPGTMFSSRENLCTWPNLVTECSRDGTRNGGDVYVASGLESVGAVRTKREADTPKVATFQSIHHTIKCNNETGYYPHPRLCTIYFWCVGFRHLIQRCPPNTLFSAEENVCTWPHLAEGCDIYTGERIRGASYSNKEIEHRTKRSEENVKVDTYQGWRNHFECPEESGYYPHEEDCNVFYWCVNWQHQLSNCAPGSFFNDVVKACTWPREVPECDEHDGHRLQSYRNKGLSKRHRRSEGEIPKAVTFQSLDAKSVCPEDYGYFPHPTDCKKYYWCLGPIAYEQTCSGELLFDPVITRCSWKHTIQGCDSNGRRTSPYIAKGIGRSKRSPALNQGGYGPDVFTCPQMDGTYRHRTNCSIFYTCKNGHPTQFTCNLGSVLNPVRNNCDWPKNVPDCDPRGVRIGTLPDPPKEEEKKRKPRSTHRHTDAGV; translated from the exons GCTCCATCGTGACGTCCCACGCCTTCCACTGCCCCTACGTAGACGGCAAGTATCCGCACGAGGTGGAATGTAACGTCTTCTACAAGTGTCACGGAGGCAGGCACCACCTGTACAACTGTCCGCCCGGCTACTACTACAACATCGCCATTGACGACTGCGACAGACCGCAGAACGTGCTCGACTGTGTGGAAGGTCACAGAATAGACAGCTACAGACAGAAGATCAACGAGAGGATAG CAAATCCCAAAGCTTCGAAATATCAAAACTGGTTTCACTGCCCCGACGACGGCAACTTCGCCCACCCAACTGACTGccgctactactactggtgCATCAATGGAGTGGCCGAGAAGCAGGCCTGTCCCCCGGGAACCATGTTCAGCAGCCGTGAAAACCTCTGTACCTGGCCCAACCTCGTCACGGAGTGCAGCCGAGATGGCACGCGAAACGGAGGTGACGTCTACGTAGCTTcag GTCTTGAAAGTGTTGGTGCTGTAAGGACAAAGCGTGAAGCAGACACACCCAAAG ttGCAACCTTTCAGTCGATACACCACACTATCAAATGTAATAACGAAACTGGCTACTACCCTCACCCCCGGCTGTGCACCATTTACTTCTGGTGTGTAGGCTTCCGCCACCTCATCCAGCGCTGTCCGCCTAATACGTTATTCAGCGCCGAGGAGAACGTATGCACGTGGCCCCACTTGGCAGAGGGCTGTGACATCTACACTGGCGAACGAATAAGGGGCGCCAGTTACAGTAACAAAG AAATAGAACACAGAACAAAACGAAGTGAAGAAAACGTGAAAG TGGACACGTATCAGGGATGGCGTAATCATTTCGAGTGTCCTGAAGAATCGGGCTACTACCCGCACGAAGAAGACTGCAATGTCTTCTACTGGTGCGTCAACTGGCAACACCAGCTATCCAACTGCGCTCCTGGCTCGTTCTTCAACGACGTCGTAAAGGCGTGCACGTGGCCAAGGGAAGTTCCGGAATGTGACGAGCACGATGGACACAGACTCCAATCGTACAgaaacaaag GACTTTCAAAGAGACACAGAAGAAGCGAAGGTGAAATTCCAAAAG cTGTCACCTTCCAATCCCTGGACGCCAAGTCTGTTTGTCCGGAAGACTACGGCTACTTCCCTCACCCGACAGACTGCAAGAAGTACTACTGGTGTCTGGGGCCAATCGCGTACGAGCAAACTTGTTCCGGCGAACTCCTCTTTGATCCGGTCATCACCAGGTGTTCCTGGAAACACACGATTCAAGGATGTGACTCCAATGGAAGACGCACGTCGCCGTATATCGCTAAAG GAATCGGCAGAAGCAAGCGGAGTCCAGCACTCAACCAAGGAG GTTATGGTCCTGACGTATTCACATGTCCACAAATGGACGGAACCTACAGACATAGAACCAACTGCAGTATTTTCTATACTTGCAAAAACGGACATCCTACACAATTCACCTGCAACCTTGGCTCCGTTTTAAACCCGGTTAGAAACAACTGTGATTGGCCGAAAAATGTGCCAGACTGTGACCCACGCGGCGTTAGAATCGGGACTCTACCCGATCCACCAAAAG aGGAAGAGAAGAAACGAAAACCAAGaagcacacacagacatactgATGCAGGTGTGTAA